One Helianthus annuus cultivar XRQ/B chromosome 7, HanXRQr2.0-SUNRISE, whole genome shotgun sequence genomic region harbors:
- the LOC118480329 gene encoding uncharacterized protein LOC118480329, producing the protein MNGMEKTLAELHQMLKTAEVNIPSKTAPVLMIKEGHVKKPNTKKKGNQGKGKLVGNKKPQKDAKCFHCNEIGHWKRNCAKYLAELKQAKASGGESSGTKKD; encoded by the exons ATGAATGGGATGGAGAAGACACTTGCAGAACTGCATCAGATGCTCAAAACTGCTGAGGTGAATATACCCAGCAAGACTGCACCAGTGCTGATGATCAAGGAGGGTCATGTTAAGAAACCTAACACCAAGAAAAAGGGCAATCAGGGCAAAGGCAAATTAGTTGGAAACAAGAAGCCTCAGAAGGATGCCAAGTGTTTTCATTGTAATGAAATTGGGCACTGGAAGAGGAACTGTGCTAAGTATTTAGCTGAACTGAAGCAAGCCAAGGCTTCAGGAGGAGAGTCCTCAG GGACTAAGAAAGATTAA